The genome window AATGTCAGCCTTACGTGCGTATTTACGTCAGCAAGGATGGTTTGCGAAACAAGGGCTTGCAGAGCCTAATTTAGCCGAATACCTTGATTTGGTTGCATTGGGAACCGTTGCCGATGTGGTGCCTCTTGATACCAATAACCGTATTTTAGTTCACCAAGGGCTAAATCGTGTTAGAGCAGGGCGTTGTTGCGCGGGAATTAAAGCCCTCGTTGAGGTTTCCAACCGCGATTTATCTAGGTTAGTGGCAAATGATTTTGGTTTTGCTCTTGGTCCTAGATTAAACGCGGCAGGTCGATTAGATGATATGTCAGTGAGTATTGAATTATTACTGACAGACGATATGGCATATGCAAGGGAACTGGCGAATGAGTTAGATGGGTTAAATCAAACTCGTCGTGAGATTGAAGCGGGTATGCAACAAGAAGCACTCGTGCTTTTTAATCAATTCGAATACGGTGAAAACCAGTTACCGAATGGCTTAGCCATATATCATCCTGAATGGCATCAAGGTGTTGTCGGTATACTCGCTTCAAGGATCAAAGAACAATATCATCGTCCGGTTATCGCATTTGCCCCTGCTGGTGATGGTTTATTAAAAGGTTCTGGCCGCTCTATTCAAGGTGTTCATATGCGGGATGCACTAGAACGATTAAATACGTTACAACCCGGTATCATGCAAAAATTTGGTGGGCATGCAATGGCTGCAGGTTTAACTTTACATGTTGATCAATTTGACGCCTTTAAACATCATTTCGAATTATTGATGGGTGAATTAGTTCAACCTGAGCAATTAGCTGGGGTGATCTGGAGTGATGGTGAACTTTCTCGCCATGAGTTTTGTTTAGAAACGGCTGAACTTATTCGAGAAAGTGGCCCGTGGGGGCAAGCATTTCCAGAACCTATTTTTGATGGCGAGTTTCAATTATTGCAGCAAAGGCTTGTTGGTGAACGTCATCTGAAACTGATGCTAGAGCCTGTGAATGGTGGGCCAATGTTAGATGCAATCATGTTTAATATTGATGTCCGTAGATGGCCAGACAACAGTATCAAAAAAGCTAAAATAGCCTTTAAATTAGACGTAAACGAATATCGTGGCCAAAGAAACGTACAATTAATGATTGAGCATATTTGGCCGGATTAAGCTGGTA of Providencia rettgeri contains these proteins:
- the recJ gene encoding Single-stranded-DNA-specific exonuclease recJ, which encodes MNVETLLQQRQQQSSTAQLPGLPELLQRIYQHRGITDITQLERKAANLLDYRSLSGVDKALPLLYRALIEHEAITIVGDFDADGATSTALAIRALKSMGYRNINYIVPNRFENGYGLTPLVVEEARKRGTNLIITVDNGISSHEGVGAANHYGMNVIITDHHLPGGTLPAADAIINPNLNECCFASKSLAGVGVTFYLMSALRAYLRQQGWFAKQGLAEPNLAEYLDLVALGTVADVVPLDTNNRILVHQGLNRVRAGRCCAGIKALVEVSNRDLSRLVANDFGFALGPRLNAAGRLDDMSVSIELLLTDDMAYARELANELDGLNQTRREIEAGMQQEALVLFNQFEYGENQLPNGLAIYHPEWHQGVVGILASRIKEQYHRPVIAFAPAGDGLLKGSGRSIQGVHMRDALERLNTLQPGIMQKFGGHAMAAGLTLHVDQFDAFKHHFELLMGELVQPEQLAGVIWSDGELSRHEFCLETAELIRESGPWGQAFPEPIFDGEFQLLQQRLVGERHLKLMLEPVNGGPMLDAIMFNIDVRRWPDNSIKKAKIAFKLDVNEYRGQRNVQLMIEHIWPD